In Xiphophorus hellerii strain 12219 chromosome 4, Xiphophorus_hellerii-4.1, whole genome shotgun sequence, a single genomic region encodes these proteins:
- the foxr1 gene encoding forkhead box protein R1: MTFQLKTRGRFCGLHCSVGLTDWDMDKELKLATTTDQNCNEDKVNDQYLAQRPSARACRRKDEFIWYDKTSDTFVKPNLWLLVNPNIACPVRYVQADADLQPEPGHADQLLQLEPGDVEGPSASDPQTCPHQEELMLSASSTEKHTIQEDSSKPVRTRRKGKITKVVDLKSLKPGCWPRPPVNYCVLVALALKSSQTGSLKVQQIYNFTREHFPFFQTAPDGWKNTIRHNLCFSSSFRKTCNQLCKEGKRKSCFWHLTLDGHRRLQDELHTMTGETLKMLERSMSNPAGLAELICEIKA; the protein is encoded by the exons ATGACGTTCCAGCTGAAAACCAGAGGCCGGTTCTGTGGCCTGCACTGCTCTGTGGGTCTGACCGACTGGGACATGGACAAAGAGCTCAAACTGGCAACAACCACCGACCAAAACTGTAACg AAGACAAAGTGAATGATCAATATTTGGCCCAGAGACCCTCTGCAAGGGCCTGCAGAAGAAAAGATGAGTTCATTTGGTACGATAAGACATCAG aCACATTTGTGAAACCGAACCTGTGGCTGTTGGTGAATCCCAACATCGCCTGTCCGGTCCGGTATGTGCAGGCGGACGCTGACCTCCAGCCTGAGCCGGGTCATGCcgaccagctgctccagctgGAGCCCGGGGACGTGGAGGGCCCGTCCGCATCCGATCCGCAAACCTGCCCCCATCAGGAGGAGCTGATGCTTTCTGCTTCCTCCACAGAGAAACACACG ATACAAGAAGATTCCAGCAAACCAGTCCGGACCAGACGGAAGGGGAAGATCACAAAAGTCGTG GACCTGAAGTCCCTGAAGCCGGGCTGCTGGCCTCGTCCGCCGGTGAATTACTGCGTCCTGGTTGCTCTGGCACTGAAGAGCAGCCAGACGGGGAGCCTCAAGGTCCAGCAGATTTACAACTTCACCAG AGAGCACTTCCCCTTCTTTCAGACGGCTCCGGACGGCTGGAAGAACACGATCCGCCACAACCTGtgcttcagcagcagcttccgTAAAACCTGCAACCAGCTCTGCAAAGAGGGGAAGAGGAAGTCGTGCTTCTGGCACCTGACGCTGGACGGCCACCGCCGGCTGCAGGACGAGCTCCACACCATGACCGGCGAAACCCTAAAGATGCTGGAGAGGAGCATGTCCAACCCAG CCGGCCTGGCAGAACTCATTTGTGAGATAAAAGCTTAA
- the LOC116718206 gene encoding secretory phospholipase A2 receptor-like, which translates to MKSSLCDPLILLLLLGSSGVVDGLGSVVVISYNHIIYPLTWENAQSYCRSEFTDLATFYSLSDVNAISFTWYYSWIGLHKETTPSYSKWVWSDYQTHYVNWQDHKDNAVGNCAFITYNDEKVYVGDCGNRLFFTCRTPVASYVFKPEAKNWSEASEYCRSNNYDLVSFSSNMFHNIFFDQEIPTWIGLHRDGASWKWSWGDSEYTNWLEGDLSVGSGCGSLSSMKKKTAPQSCDTLLPSLCIADNLVLVKEKRSWEEALEHCRGLRSSSNSNRRYDLLSLQPADNQDFIKTKVMQADTEEVWTGLRFLAGDWLWVNGADMLYTNLPFCPAPGQHCGILSKSNSNMETRDCSEGKNFLCYSYTPVV; encoded by the exons ATGAAGAGCAGCCTCTGTGACCCTTTgattctcctcctcctcctcggcaGCAGCGGTGTTGTAGACGGCCTGGGATCTGTGGTGGTCATTTCATACAATCACATTATATATCCTTTAACCTGGGAGAATGCCCAAAGCTACTGCAGGAG tgaaTTCACTGACCTGGCCACCTTCTATTCACTGTCGGATGTAAACGCTATCAGCTTTACTTGGTATTACTCCTGGATCGGTCTGCACAAAGAGACGACTCCGTCATACAGCAAGTGGGTCTGGTCTGACTATCAAACCCACTATGTCAACTGGCAAGACCACAAGGATAACGCCGTGGGAAACTGTGCTTTTATCACATACAACGACGAAAA GGTCTACGTCGGAGACTGTGGAAACCGTCTGTTCTTCACCTGTCGGACGCCTGTTGCGAGTTACGTCTTTAAACCCGAGGCAAAGAATTGGTCAGAAGCGTCGGAGTACTGCAGGTCAAACAATTATGACCTGGTCAGTTTCTCCAGCAACATGTTTCACAACATCTTCTTTGACCAGGAGATTCCCACCTGGATCGGTCTGCACAGAGACG GAGCATCGTGGAAATGGAGCTGGGGAGACTCCGAATATACTAACTGGTTGGAAGGAGATCTGAGTGTCGGCAGTGGCTGCGGCTCGCTCTCCTcaatgaagaagaagacggcGCCCCAAAGCTGTGATACTCTTCTCCCGTCCCTCTGCATCGCAGACAATCTGGTCCTGGTGAAGGAGAAGAGGAGCTGGGAGGAGGCGCTGGAGCACTGCAGAGGCCTCCGCTCCTCCAGCAACAGCAACCGGCGCTACGACCTGCTCAGCCTGCAGCCTGCAGACAATCAGGACTTCATCAAGACTAAGGTCATGCAGGCCGACACCGAGGAG gtttgGACCGGCCTGCGTTTCCTGGCTGGTGATTGGCTGTGGGTGAACGGAGCAGACATGTTGTACACCAATCTGCCCTTCTGCCCCGCCCCGGGGCAACACTGTGGGATCCTGTCCAAAAGCAACAGCAACATGGAGACCAGGGATTGTTCAGAGGGAAAAAACTTCCTGTGTTACAGTTACACACCTGTGGTCTAA